The window ACGACAGTCCGCGAGCGCGTGGCCGACTCCGACCGCTCCGTCGGCCGGCTCCTCCTCGTCGCCGCCGGTGCGCTGTTCTGGAGCTGGCTCGTCGTCAGCTGGGGCAACCGATGGCTCGGCGGGGTCCTCGTGCCGGTCGGCGACCCGCTGGTGTCGGCGGCGGCGGTCGAGTCGACGCTCGCTGCGCTCCCCGGCCTCGCGGCGTACGCGGCCGACGCCGCGTTCGTGGTCGAACTCACGCCCGAGCTCGCGCGCGGGACGTGGCTCACCGTCGTGATCACCGCCGTGAGCCTCGTCCTCGGCTTCTTCATGGCCGTCCCGCTGGCGGTGACGCGGGTGTACGGTCGGTTCTCGGCGTGGGTCTCGCTCGCGTACACGGAGCTGTTGCGCGGCACGCCCCTCTTGGCCCAGCTGTTCGTGCTTTATTACGGACTCAACCTCGCGAGCTACGTCCCGGCCGCGCTTTCCGGCGTCTTCCCGCGCAACGTGGTGTGGGTGGCTATCGTCGGATTCACGCTCAACGGCGCCGCCTATCAGGCGGAGTACATCCGCGGCGCCATCGAGAGCGTCGATGAGGGCCAGATCACCGCCGGCCGCGCGATCGGTCTCTCGAAGCTGGAGACGATCTCCTACGTGGTGCTCCCGCAGGGGCTCCGCTACGCGATCCCCTCGTGGACCAACGAGTTCGTCTACCTGATCAAGTACTCGTCGCTGGCGGCGTTCATCACGGTCCCGGAGCTGTACTACCGGGCCGATCGGATCGCCGCCGAGACGTTCCGGTACACGCTCATCTTCGTCGTGACCGGCGTGACGTACCTCGCGTTAGTCCTCACCGCCTCGAAGCTGATGGGTCGCGTCGAGGACGCGGTCGCGATCCCCGGGCTGGGCGCCGATCGGGAGGAGTGAGCTACCCCTCGAACTCCGTGATGACCTCGACGCCGTGCACCTCGTACTCGCCCAGCGCGGCGAGTCGGCCCGAGACGGCCGAGAGCCCGATCTCGTCGCTCACGAGCGCGCCGGGGTCGACGTCGGTCGCCTCGACGAGCGCGAACAGGTCCCCGTAGCTCGTCGGCGGCATCCCGCGCGAGCCGAGAAAGGACACCTCCCAGCGGGTCATCCAGTCGGTCGGCAGCGACACCTCGCCGCGCTCGGCCTCGGTGGTCAGCCCCACTTGGACGTGCGTCCCGCGGGGTCGCACGGAGCGGACTGAGTTCCGGCAGGTCTCGGCGATCCCGAGCGCGTCGACGGAGACGTCGGCGCCGCCGTCTGTGAGGGCTCTGACGCGCTCCGGAACGTCAGTCGCGTCCCCGAGTTCGGTCGGGTTCACGAGCGCGTCGGCGCCGAGGTCGCGCGCGAGCGAGAGCGCGTCGTCGTCGACGTCGACGGCGACGACCCGGGCGCCGAGCGCGTCGCCGAGCTGGACCGCGGAGAGCCCGACGCCCCCGCAGCCGTGGACGGCGAGCCGGTCGCCGCCGCCGAGCCCGGCCCGCTCGGCGAGCGCGTGGTATGCGGTCATGTACCGGCAGCCGAGCGCGGCCGCGGCGGTCGCGTCGAGCCACGGCGGCCGCTCGACGAGGTTGTAATCGGCGTTCGGGACGGCCACCCGTTCCGCGAACGCGCCTGGCGCGTCGGGCTCGAAACCGAGCGCGCGCCCGTCGGCGCAGACGTTGCCGGCGCCCCGGCGGCAGTACGGACAGGTGCCGTCGCCGAGCGAGAAGGGGACGACGACGCGGTCGCCGGGCGCGAACCGGTCCACCGACCGCCCGACGGCGACCACCTCGCCCGCGGGTTCGTGTCCGAGGACCTGCCCGCGGGGGACGCGGTCGTCCGCCCACTCGCCGTGTCCCATCCAGGCGTGCCAGTCGCTCCGGCAGACGCCGCAGGCCTCCACCCGAATCACGACCTCGGCCGGTCCGGGCTCGGGGGCGGGCACGTCGCGGACCGCCAGCGGTTCGCCGTACTCGCGAAGGATCGCCGCGCGCATGCCGGGTGGTGGGAACGGAGCGTCGTAAAACCCGCCCGAGATCGAACGGCGGCGATTGAGACCGGATTCAGCCCGTCAGACACCTATTTTGTTTGTGATAAAACGAGTCACGGCGCGTACCAGCGGATCGCGCGTCCGACGCGAAACGCTCTTTTCGCCGCCCTTCTGCTTGATTTCATATGAGCTGGCGTTGATATCGATGGTAAGGCGATTGATAGTTAGGTAAGGTTTAATATCCTACAAGATAGCGGTCTGAACGTGAATTCGCCGATGGAGCGTCGACCGGGGGTCGCGTATCGACGGCCAAACGGCGACCCGAGCCGGTTCGTCGTCGAGGCCGGTGGCGAGCCGCGACTGGACGCCGACGCTCTCCCTCAGACCGACTGGTTGGAGGCCACGGCGGAAGCGGACCGCGAACGGCTCCGATCGGCGCTCGACGACGGGACAGTCGACGTCACGTACCGGCTCGCGATCGGTGACGACCAGACGTGGGTCCGAGAGTGCGGGCGCCGCGACGAGAGCGGCGACGTGGTCGGGTACCTCCTGCCCGCGAGCGAACGCGCCGAGCGCCGGCGCCGGCTGGAACGGGAGCGAGAGCGGCTGGAGGAATTCGCCAGCGTCGTCTCGCACGACCTCCGGAACCCGCTCTCGGTCGCCGTCGGAAACGTCGAACTGGCGAAGGAGTTCGAGGGCGAAGCGGCCGACGAACGGCTGGACCGAGCCCACGACGCCCTCGACTGGATGGACGACCTCATCTCGGACCTCCTGACGCTCGCCCGCGAGGGCCGCTCGGTCGAGGAGACCGCGACGGTCGACCTGCGTTCAGTCGTCGACGCGGCGTGGCGCACGGTGGGATCGGGTCCCGAGGTCGCACTCGTCGTCGACGGTCCGCTCCCGGCGATCGAATGCGACCGCAGCCGGCTCCGACAGGCGCTGGAGAACCTCTTTCGGAACGCGATCGAACACGGGGCGCCGGGCGACTGCTCGCCGAGCGAGCTCCCCGGCGACGTCGGTGCGGACGACGACGCCGCACCCGGACCGTTCGCCGACGACGGGAACGGAGACGTCGCGCCTCGGGACGCGTCGCTCCGGATATTCGTCGGTACCCTTCCCGGCGGGTTCTACGTCGCGGACGACGGTCCCGGGATCGAGCCCTCGGAGCGAGAGGCGGTGTTCGAACCCGGCCACACGACCGCGGACGACGGCACCGGCTTCGGGCTCGCGATCGTGGAGCGGATCGCCGAGGCCCACGGCTGGTCCGTGTCCGTCACCGAGCGCCGCGGCGGCGGCGCACGCTTCGAGTTCGAGGGAGTCGACGTCGTCGACGAGGCCGGATCGGCGGAGTCCGACCGAGGAGGCGTCACGTCCGAATCGGGCGGTTCGCCGACGGAGTAGCGGCGCGGCGCGCGGCGCCCGCGGACGACAGCGGCCTCAGACGAAGTCGCTTAGCCCCGCCTGTCCGTCGTCCTCGTCCCCCTCGTCGCCGGCGTCGTCGGCGACGTCGTCCGCGGTCGCGCCGCCTCCGAGCCCGCCGTTGGCATCGGTGTCGGTCCCGTCCGCGGCCGCGTCACCGTCGGCCGGATCCGCGTCGGCGTCGAGCTCCGCTGCCCGCGCGCCGCCGGCGAACGCGCCCTCGGCGTGGTCTTCCATCCGCTCCTCCCGGAGCGCCTGCGCGTCCTCGACGACCGACGCGACCTTGTTGGTGGACTCGCCGGAGCCGGTGACGAAGGCGACGCCCGCCTCGTCGAGGTCGTAGGCGGCCGCCATCGCGACCGTCAGCTCGCGGGGCTTGCAGTGATGGGTGACCGTCTCCAAGAACGGGAGCACCTCGCGGCGCGCGGTCGCGACGCTGCAGCCGCTCGCGGCCGCGATCCGTCCGACCACCTCGTCGGCGGTCGCGTCCGAGGAGCCCCAGAACTGCGGGCGGGAGTACCGGGTCCACCCGCCCTTCTCCCCGTCGCGGGCGGCGGCGACCCCGGCGGCCGCGTTGTCGGTCGCGTAGCGCCAGTAGGTGTAGTTCTGCGTGGCGCGCACGCGGCCCAGCCACACGTCGGCGTTCGCGAGGAAGTCGTACGCCCGGACCGCCTCCGCGGGCTCGTACACGTCCAGGACGTTGTTCTCGATCCACTTCGTGAGGTCGTCGGGCGTCTCGTCGACGGCGTACGCCGACTGGAGCGCCTCCTCCGCCGACTCCTCTTTGAGGACCGTGTCGAGGAACGGAAACAGCCCGAGCGCCTTGTCGCGGTCGCCGGTGACCACGTCTTCGACCGCGATCGAGTCGCGTCCCTCGGTCGCCGCCTGCAGGTCGTTGATCGCGCCGCGGAGGTCGCCGCGATTTCGCTCGGCGATGCGCTGGAGGGCGTCGGCCTCGAACTCGATCCCCTCCTTCCGGCAGACGTCCCGAAGGACGGGGACGATGGAGCGCGCGGAGACGTCGCGGAACTCGATCTCCTGGGTGGCGTTGCGGAGCCCCCGCGCCATGTCGTAGTAGTCGTTGGCGATGAGGACGATGGGCTGACCCGACTCCTTGACGAGCTTCGTGATCGCCGAGGCCCCGCCGCGGTCGTAGTTGCCGTGGATGTTGTCGGCCTCGTCTAAGATCACGAGCTGGCGGGAGGCCGTGTCGCCGCCGGCCGCGCCGCCCCCTGCCGCGCTCCCGCCGAGGGTCGCGTTGCGGGCGGCCCGGCCCGCGAAGCGCTCGATAACGTCGGCGGTGCGCTGGTCGGAGGCGTTCAGCTCGACCGTCTCCCACCCCATGTCGTTCGCGAGCGCGTGGGCCGCGCTCGTCTTCCCGACGCCCGGGCTCCCGTGGAGGACGACGGCCTCGCGGTGGTCGTCCCACGAGCGCGCCCACTCCGCGAACGCGTCGCGGGCCTTGTCGTTGCCGCGGACCTCCGAGAGGGTGCTCGGGCGGTACTTCTCCGTCCAATCGACCATTACCGGTGGTAGGTCGGTGCGGCGTTTAGTGGTTCCGGAGCGGTACGCCGCGGGGTCTCCGAGGCGCCCGGCCCGTGCCGTGTTCCCTCGGTCGGGCTGTGAGTTTCGCCTCGGCGAGGTCGTCGCAAAGACACGGCCGTCCCTGCGACCGCTGAATCGCACCGCTGTTTTGATTACCTGAGGCGACCATCTCCAGAGAATGACTGACGACAGGCTCGTCGAATGCGAGACAGTCGACGGCGCGGCGATACTTCGCCTGAACCGTCCGGAGAAGAAAAACGCGCTGAGCGAGGCCCTCGTCGTCGAACTCGCGGACGCGGTGGAAGCCGCCGAGGAGGCCGACGGGGTTCGGGCAGTCGTGATCACGGGCAACGGGGACGCCTTCTCTTCGGGATACGACCTCTCGGAATCCGGCGGAACGAACGACGGAGGCGTACCAACCGTCGAGGACGGCATCGCGCGCCAACAACGGGTCCTCCCGCTTTTCACGACGATTCACGAGCTCACGGTGCCGGTAATCGCGGCCGTCAACGGCGCGGCGCTCGCCGGCGGGAGCGACCTGGCGTTGACTTGTGACATCACGATCGGGAGCGATCGCGCGACGTTCGGTTACCCTGGCGTCCGGATGGGCGGGTTGCCGCTCTCGTTGATCTACCCCTTCGTCATCGGGATCAAGCACGCCCGAGAGCTGCTGTACACCGGCAAGACGATCGACGCCGAGGAGGCCGAGCGCATCGGCATGGTGAATCGAACGGTGCCTCACGACGAGCTGATGGACGAGGCGCTGTCTGAGGTCGAGGCGATAAAAAAGACGCCCGGAGCGACCGTCCAGATCACGAAACACATGCTCAACGACGTGGTCGAGATGCAGGGCTACCGCCCGGCGGTCAGAAACAGCGGCTATCTCGCGACGCTCTCTCACCAGACCGTTCCCGGACGGAAGTTCTTCGAAATCCGGGAGGAAGACGGAGTCGGGGCCGCCATCAAGTGGATGAACGAAACGGAAAAGCGATAACGCGACGCCCGATCGTCTCCCCTCGCTGATAGCCGCTGGATACTCCACTCCGATCGGAGCCGGTCGGTCACCGCTTCGTCGTATCCGATCTCGGTCAGGGCGGCACCAGCGTTCCGCCGAGTTCCGGCGGTGGCTCGCGACAATCAGAGGTGAGCCGCTCGGGACGTGCGTGTTAAATGCGCTTTTCGGGCGGTATACGGCTCCAAAATCCGATAATGAAAGCCAGCCAGAATGTTTATGGGACCGCTGAGGACAGCGAGTAGATTCAGAGTGCGGTTCATCCGATTTGGTGGTGTCGTTAAAGTTCATTTTTCGTATAGTTTGTCGAGATTCTGCCGACGAATCGACATCCGTTTCAGCTTCTCAGGTTGGTCGTAGACGCTGTTCACCAGCTCCACAGAGGTCGCCATCTTCGTCGCAATATCCTCCGGCGGCCACCCGCGATCGCGATGCCACGTCACCGAGCCCGTCCGCCACTTATGCGGCGACCGGACCGACGGGCACCGAGACTGCTGGCCGTTAACGCGTGCATCGCAATCCTGCGGATCGCGGTCGTGCGGACACTCCTTCCCGACCTGGCACGGCTGCGTCAGCTCGTACGCGCGGATCCGAATCCCCGAGAGGCTGATCCGACCGACTGACTTTTTCGAGGCGAGGAGGGCCTTCCGACCGTACTCGTCCTCACCGTCCGCCCGGAGGAACTGGATGTAGTCACGGAGCACGTCACCGAGATCCTCCGAGATGTTCACCGGGCGCTCGCCGCTGGCCTTCTTTTTCAGCGGGGTGTCAGTGTCCGGCCGGTGTCGGAAGTAGAGGAACGGGAGCTCGACGCCGCCGAGGATCTCCTCCAGGACGGACTCGCCGACGTCGAGGTCCTCCTGGTACCGAAGCCGGTCGAGGTCGTCCTCTTCCAAGTAGACGTCCTCCAGGTCGAGCGCGCGCAGCGACCCGATCCGGGCGCCGGTCTCCCACAGCAGGAACGCGAGGACGTGGTCGCGACTCGCGTACTCGAACCGGTCGAGGTACGCGAGGATGTCCTTCGCGCGCTGCGTCGGCAGCTTCTCGCGGTTGATCCGTTCGTCCTTCGAGACCTGTGGGATATCGATTTGACTGGCGACCGCGGGCTCGACCGCGTTTGCCCTGATGCCGAACTCCAGGAACTGTCGGATCGTTCCGAGCTGGTTGTTCAGCGTGTTCTTCTGGACGTCACCGCTCGACCGACGCATCGAGTCGAACCGGAGCAGGTGACGCCCGTTCAGATCGTTCAGGTTCTCGATGCCCTCGTCCTCGAGGAACTCGACGAACGGCCTGACACGGTAGCGATAGCTCTGGACCGTGCTCTCGGACTTGTCCATCTGCTGGCGCTCCAGCCAGATGTCGAGCGCTTCGCGCGGCGCCATCGGGATCAGCTCCTCACCGCCCGCCGGCGCCTCGTACTCGTCGTCCCTCATCGCTCACCTCCCAGCGCGCGGATCGCAGCGCGCAGCATCTCCTCGTCGGCGCCGTTCGCGAGCTCGACGAGCCGCTTCACCAGCAGGTCGGACTCGCTCGGCGTCGGCGTATCGGGCCACGGCGTGCCGCGGACCTCGGTCCAGAGGAGGTACATCGCCTCCTCGTTGAACTCCACTTCGAGCGGTCCGTTCGCCGTGATCAGCGTGAGGACGTAGCCGTCGGCGTCGCCCGCAGGCCCGTACGTTACCCCCGTAAGTGGGCGCTCGGCGTCGACGACGCGGCTCTCGACGTTGCGTCCGCTCATCACAGCTCCCTCGCGAGCTTCGCCTCGTGACCAGTCTCCTGGCGATGCTCCTCGGCGTCCCGGCCGGCGCCGGAGAGAGTCGATGCATCGCCGGTCCACGAACACTCCGAACAGACTGCCCGGTAGCTCATCGCTGGTCCTCCAGCATCGCCTTTTCCGCCTCCTTCACGCGCTGGAACTCGGCTTGATCGCCTCCGCTATCCGGGTGCGTCTCCGCCTTCCGAGCTCGGGCCACCGACTCGATGACGTTCTCGGAGGCGCTGGGATCGACCCCGAGCACTTCGTGGGGCGGTTGCCTCGTGGCAGAACCGGCGACGACCGCGTCTCCTCCGTCACCAGGAGGAAGCCGTGCCGCCGCAAACTCGGAGTCACCCGTCCGTACCGGGCGCTGGCTCCGCATCCGCGTCTCGTTGACCCACTTGAACACGTAGCGAAGGTTGTCTCGGAGCTGCGGCGACGCATCGCACGCGACAGCGAACTGCTCGCCGTCGTCGACCCATCGCAGGACGAAGCCCGGGTCGTCCGGGTTCGCGTTGTGGAGCGGCAGGCCGTTCGACTTCGTGTGCGAGTTGCCGATCTCGCCGCGCCACTCGTCGACGTCCATCCGGCCCATCTCGGTCGCGAGGTCGTCCGTAGTCTGAGCGATCGACGCCTCGAAACTCCTGTTTCGCTCGCGTTCGGTGGCGGGCGTCCGCCCGAAGCCGGCGGGCCAGTCGAGTCCGCTCACGCCGCGACACCCCCCGAAGACTGATGCTGGTGATGGCAGATACGTGAGGTAGACCGATGACCGACGACGTCCCCGACACCTGTGCCAGCTGCGGAAAGCAGATTCGCGGCCGACCCAGTGAGTGGAACCTCGACCCCGAGTGGCGGATGTACCTCGAAGACGAGCGAGACCTTGGCTGGTTCGCGAACGCCCCGGTCGTCATCTGCTGTCCCGGCTGTAAGGACGATCTCGACCGTCTCGAAAACTCCCTCTCCGAACAGCGGGCGTACGGCAGCGATGCCGACGCCGAAGCGGCTGAAGCGAAGCTCCACGCGGAGCTCGACGACCTCGATCTCGACTGTATCGTCGACCAGTTCGCCCTCTAACTCACGCGACAAACCGAGTCACCTCCGGACAGGTCAGCTGAACGCTAATGTCTCCCGTCGGCGACACACCGGAACCGGCGATCACGAGATCATGATCCCGGAGAACCGAACCGATGTCTCTCGTACCGGGGAGAGTGCCCGTGAGTCGAACGCGGAGCGAACTGACTCGGTCGCGGCCGATCGTGTTCAGTTTGACCTCCACGACGCTCTCGTTGCGCTCTAGGTCGTCGACGATCGCCTCAACGTCGCGATGGGCGCGCATATCCACCGGCGACGGCTCGCCGAGCGCCTCGGGGCGGTCGAACTCGCCGGTCTCGCAGTCCAACTGATCGAAGACCAGCACCGAGTTCGAGCTGGCGCCACAGTCGACGCACTCGTACGTCGCCAGCACCGATGTTCCGGTCTCGACCGCAATCTGCTGGACCGTGTGGTCAGTGAGTTCGAACGTCCGCTCTTTCTCGCGTTCGACGACTTCCGGCATCACGCATCCCCTCCGTCGTCTCGCGGGATCATCGCCCACTGGAGTCGGTCTTCTATGGAGAGCGCGACGCCGCCGAGTCGCTCGATATCGGGGTAGTACTCCGCAACCGCGACCTGCGGCGCCTCGTCCGGCTCCCGGCACCACTCCGGCGTCAGGTTCTCCTCCGCGTTCCGTAGGAGGATCTCCGGGAAGCGGTTGAACAGCCGGC is drawn from Halorubrum sp. CBA1229 and contains these coding sequences:
- a CDS encoding amino acid ABC transporter permease yields the protein MASATRPTTVRERVADSDRSVGRLLLVAAGALFWSWLVVSWGNRWLGGVLVPVGDPLVSAAAVESTLAALPGLAAYAADAAFVVELTPELARGTWLTVVITAVSLVLGFFMAVPLAVTRVYGRFSAWVSLAYTELLRGTPLLAQLFVLYYGLNLASYVPAALSGVFPRNVVWVAIVGFTLNGAAYQAEYIRGAIESVDEGQITAGRAIGLSKLETISYVVLPQGLRYAIPSWTNEFVYLIKYSSLAAFITVPELYYRADRIAAETFRYTLIFVVTGVTYLALVLTASKLMGRVEDAVAIPGLGADREE
- a CDS encoding zinc-dependent alcohol dehydrogenase family protein → MRAAILREYGEPLAVRDVPAPEPGPAEVVIRVEACGVCRSDWHAWMGHGEWADDRVPRGQVLGHEPAGEVVAVGRSVDRFAPGDRVVVPFSLGDGTCPYCRRGAGNVCADGRALGFEPDAPGAFAERVAVPNADYNLVERPPWLDATAAAALGCRYMTAYHALAERAGLGGGDRLAVHGCGGVGLSAVQLGDALGARVVAVDVDDDALSLARDLGADALVNPTELGDATDVPERVRALTDGGADVSVDALGIAETCRNSVRSVRPRGTHVQVGLTTEAERGEVSLPTDWMTRWEVSFLGSRGMPPTSYGDLFALVEATDVDPGALVSDEIGLSAVSGRLAALGEYEVHGVEVITEFEG
- a CDS encoding HAMP domain-containing sensor histidine kinase, which encodes MERRPGVAYRRPNGDPSRFVVEAGGEPRLDADALPQTDWLEATAEADRERLRSALDDGTVDVTYRLAIGDDQTWVRECGRRDESGDVVGYLLPASERAERRRRLERERERLEEFASVVSHDLRNPLSVAVGNVELAKEFEGEAADERLDRAHDALDWMDDLISDLLTLAREGRSVEETATVDLRSVVDAAWRTVGSGPEVALVVDGPLPAIECDRSRLRQALENLFRNAIEHGAPGDCSPSELPGDVGADDDAAPGPFADDGNGDVAPRDASLRIFVGTLPGGFYVADDGPGIEPSEREAVFEPGHTTADDGTGFGLAIVERIAEAHGWSVSVTERRGGGARFEFEGVDVVDEAGSAESDRGGVTSESGGSPTE
- a CDS encoding replication factor C large subunit, with the translated sequence MVDWTEKYRPSTLSEVRGNDKARDAFAEWARSWDDHREAVVLHGSPGVGKTSAAHALANDMGWETVELNASDQRTADVIERFAGRAARNATLGGSAAGGGAAGGDTASRQLVILDEADNIHGNYDRGGASAITKLVKESGQPIVLIANDYYDMARGLRNATQEIEFRDVSARSIVPVLRDVCRKEGIEFEADALQRIAERNRGDLRGAINDLQAATEGRDSIAVEDVVTGDRDKALGLFPFLDTVLKEESAEEALQSAYAVDETPDDLTKWIENNVLDVYEPAEAVRAYDFLANADVWLGRVRATQNYTYWRYATDNAAAGVAAARDGEKGGWTRYSRPQFWGSSDATADEVVGRIAAASGCSVATARREVLPFLETVTHHCKPRELTVAMAAAYDLDEAGVAFVTGSGESTNKVASVVEDAQALREERMEDHAEGAFAGGARAAELDADADPADGDAAADGTDTDANGGLGGGATADDVADDAGDEGDEDDGQAGLSDFV
- a CDS encoding enoyl-CoA hydratase/isomerase family protein; amino-acid sequence: MTDDRLVECETVDGAAILRLNRPEKKNALSEALVVELADAVEAAEEADGVRAVVITGNGDAFSSGYDLSESGGTNDGGVPTVEDGIARQQRVLPLFTTIHELTVPVIAAVNGAALAGGSDLALTCDITIGSDRATFGYPGVRMGGLPLSLIYPFVIGIKHARELLYTGKTIDAEEAERIGMVNRTVPHDELMDEALSEVEAIKKTPGATVQITKHMLNDVVEMQGYRPAVRNSGYLATLSHQTVPGRKFFEIREEDGVGAAIKWMNETEKR
- a CDS encoding site-specific integrase; the encoded protein is MRDDEYEAPAGGEELIPMAPREALDIWLERQQMDKSESTVQSYRYRVRPFVEFLEDEGIENLNDLNGRHLLRFDSMRRSSGDVQKNTLNNQLGTIRQFLEFGIRANAVEPAVASQIDIPQVSKDERINREKLPTQRAKDILAYLDRFEYASRDHVLAFLLWETGARIGSLRALDLEDVYLEEDDLDRLRYQEDLDVGESVLEEILGGVELPFLYFRHRPDTDTPLKKKASGERPVNISEDLGDVLRDYIQFLRADGEDEYGRKALLASKKSVGRISLSGIRIRAYELTQPCQVGKECPHDRDPQDCDARVNGQQSRCPSVRSPHKWRTGSVTWHRDRGWPPEDIATKMATSVELVNSVYDQPEKLKRMSIRRQNLDKLYEK
- a CDS encoding J domain-containing protein: MSGLDWPAGFGRTPATERERNRSFEASIAQTTDDLATEMGRMDVDEWRGEIGNSHTKSNGLPLHNANPDDPGFVLRWVDDGEQFAVACDASPQLRDNLRYVFKWVNETRMRSQRPVRTGDSEFAAARLPPGDGGDAVVAGSATRQPPHEVLGVDPSASENVIESVARARKAETHPDSGGDQAEFQRVKEAEKAMLEDQR